One stretch of Corallococcus soli DNA includes these proteins:
- a CDS encoding aminopeptidase, giving the protein MANSKSKHRRVQMKIRQHWRKRIKKQKEAAKAAAATEGKKK; this is encoded by the coding sequence ATGGCCAACAGCAAGAGCAAGCACCGCCGCGTGCAGATGAAGATCCGCCAGCACTGGCGGAAGCGGATCAAGAAGCAGAAGGAAGCCGCCAAGGCCGCCGCCGCCACCGAAGGCAAGAAGAAGTAG